The following are encoded in a window of Sphaerisporangium siamense genomic DNA:
- a CDS encoding serine/threonine-protein kinase: MVIGDRYVLDDLPLGQGGMGAVYAGHDKHLDRRVAVKFLRFPGGPDAELEQRFMREARILARLEHPGAPVLYDFGTFDQRLFQILQFIDGVTVADLVSEHGPLPVPWAAAITAQACAVLSAAHSLSICHRDLKPTNLMLCPDGSVKVLDFGLAMVREADVTQFTRIGQILGTPAYMAPEQIQRGLASPRSDLYALGCVLHEMLTGRQLFVGPTEYAVFEKQVNERPPAVPGAPAPLNRLIADLLEKDPGARPADAVTLYDRLTPFATDLPLLPGFLTPPSTSSPGRMYARILGRVLP; this comes from the coding sequence ATGGTCATCGGCGACCGCTATGTCCTTGACGACCTGCCCCTCGGCCAGGGCGGCATGGGCGCGGTCTACGCCGGGCACGACAAGCACCTCGACCGTCGTGTCGCGGTGAAGTTCCTGCGGTTCCCCGGCGGGCCCGACGCCGAGCTGGAACAGCGCTTCATGCGCGAGGCTCGTATCCTCGCCCGGCTCGAACACCCCGGGGCGCCCGTCCTGTACGACTTCGGCACCTTCGACCAGCGTCTCTTCCAGATCCTCCAGTTCATCGACGGTGTCACCGTCGCCGACCTGGTCAGCGAGCACGGCCCGCTGCCCGTCCCCTGGGCCGCCGCCATCACCGCCCAGGCGTGCGCCGTGCTCTCCGCCGCGCACTCCCTGTCGATCTGCCACCGCGACCTCAAGCCGACCAACCTGATGCTGTGCCCCGACGGCAGCGTCAAGGTGCTCGACTTCGGCCTCGCCATGGTGCGCGAGGCGGACGTCACCCAGTTCACCCGCATCGGGCAAATCCTCGGCACCCCCGCCTACATGGCGCCCGAGCAGATCCAGCGCGGCCTGGCGAGCCCGCGCAGCGACCTGTACGCCCTCGGCTGCGTCCTGCACGAGATGCTCACCGGCCGCCAGCTCTTCGTCGGCCCCACCGAGTACGCCGTCTTCGAGAAACAGGTCAACGAGCGCCCGCCCGCCGTCCCCGGCGCCCCCGCCCCGCTGAACCGCCTCATCGCCGACCTCCTGGAAAAGGACCCCGGCGCCCGCCCCGCCGACGCCGTCACCCTGTACGACCGCCTCACCCCTTTCGCCACCGACCTCCCCCTGCTCCCCGGCTTCCTCACCCCACCCTCGACCTCCAGCCCCGGCCGCATGTACGCCCGCATCCTCGGCCGCGTCCTCCCCTGA
- a CDS encoding alanine racemase, whose protein sequence is MLIDTAAVAALRDEPLDWRFKAAPPGLSGVTAGEFLAGRPALTGFGTPLLTLERRAIEHNLATMAAWTSEAGVSLAPHGKTTMAPALWERQFAAGAWGLTLANLPQLRVARAFGVGRLMLAAGLLDPLGTAWVAAQLDGDPAFSFLCWADSRRTVEIMDAALREAGAERPVDVCVELGAPGGRTGVRDEEEARAVAAAVRAAPTLRLAGLAGYEGAIGHDASPSSTGAVGAFLKRMAVLHGELPYEVDEPVLTAGGSAYFDQVVDVLGGLHGRVVLRSGAYVVHDDGFYRHISPFSRGTGPGPLRSAMHGWARVISRPEPGLALLDAGKRDLPFDEDLPVPQAARGLPGTAALRGARVTSLKDQHTFLELDPASELDCGDIVRLGLSHPCTALDKWTLIPVVDDVDAAEPRVVDLVRTFF, encoded by the coding sequence GTGCTCATCGACACCGCCGCCGTCGCCGCGCTGCGCGACGAACCGCTCGACTGGCGCTTCAAGGCCGCGCCGCCCGGCCTCTCCGGCGTCACGGCCGGGGAGTTCCTCGCCGGCCGCCCGGCGCTCACCGGGTTCGGCACGCCCCTGCTCACCCTCGAACGGCGCGCGATCGAGCACAACCTCGCCACGATGGCGGCCTGGACCTCCGAGGCGGGAGTGTCGCTGGCCCCGCACGGCAAGACCACGATGGCCCCGGCGCTGTGGGAGCGCCAGTTCGCCGCGGGGGCCTGGGGCCTCACGCTGGCGAACCTGCCGCAGCTCCGCGTCGCGCGCGCCTTCGGCGTCGGCCGGCTCATGCTGGCCGCCGGCCTGCTCGACCCGCTCGGCACGGCCTGGGTCGCCGCCCAGCTCGACGGCGACCCCGCCTTCTCGTTCCTGTGCTGGGCCGACTCCCGCCGCACCGTCGAGATCATGGACGCCGCGCTGCGCGAGGCGGGCGCCGAGCGGCCCGTGGACGTCTGCGTGGAGCTCGGCGCGCCCGGCGGCCGTACCGGGGTCAGGGACGAGGAGGAGGCCAGGGCCGTCGCCGCGGCGGTCCGCGCCGCGCCCACGCTGCGGCTCGCCGGGCTCGCCGGGTACGAGGGCGCGATCGGCCACGACGCGTCCCCGTCCAGTACCGGCGCGGTCGGGGCGTTCCTCAAGCGCATGGCCGTCCTGCACGGCGAGCTGCCCTACGAGGTGGACGAGCCGGTCCTCACCGCCGGCGGCAGCGCCTACTTCGACCAGGTGGTGGACGTCCTCGGCGGGCTGCACGGCCGTGTGGTGCTGCGCTCGGGGGCCTACGTCGTCCACGACGACGGCTTCTACCGCCACATCTCGCCGTTCTCGCGCGGGACCGGCCCCGGGCCGCTGCGGTCGGCCATGCACGGCTGGGCGCGGGTGATCTCGCGCCCGGAACCCGGGCTGGCGCTGCTGGACGCGGGCAAGCGGGACCTGCCGTTCGACGAGGACCTGCCGGTCCCGCAGGCGGCGCGCGGCCTGCCCGGCACGGCGGCCCTGCGCGGGGCCAGGGTCACCTCGCTCAAGGACCAGCACACCTTCCTGGAGCTGGACCCGGCCTCCGAGCTGGACTGCGGCGACATCGTGCGCCTCGGCCTGTCCCACCCCTGCACCGCCCTGGACAAGTGGACGCTCATCCCCGTGGTCGACGACGTGGACGCCGCCGAGCCCCGGGTCGTGGACCTCGTGAGAACCTTCTTCTGA
- a CDS encoding phosphatase PAP2 family protein, which produces MERPGGTGGWFGKRFDRERRLGLRLTLASGAVFLVLVPFTLLLVLVQTSFGPLNDLDESVARDLHAFAVGRPGWVLALQIWTHVFAPEVWRVVVGLAAVYLVWRRAPRLAAWAVTTIAVGGLLGLALKVAVARARPHLPDPVAIAPGSSFPSGHALNATLGAGVMVLLILPMLRGRQRTIAWAVAGVIVAGVAYTRVALGVHWVSDVTAGIVLGVAVIAATTAAFETWRREIGRRPAAPHREGVEPEAKEEISPKGREHGHGG; this is translated from the coding sequence GTGGAGAGGCCAGGTGGAACGGGCGGCTGGTTCGGCAAGCGGTTCGACCGCGAGAGACGGCTCGGGCTCCGGCTCACGCTCGCCTCCGGCGCGGTCTTCCTGGTCCTGGTGCCGTTCACGCTGCTGCTCGTCCTGGTCCAGACCTCCTTCGGGCCGCTGAACGACCTGGACGAGAGCGTCGCCCGTGACCTGCACGCCTTCGCGGTCGGCCGGCCCGGCTGGGTGCTGGCCCTGCAGATCTGGACACACGTCTTCGCCCCCGAGGTCTGGCGCGTGGTCGTCGGCCTGGCCGCGGTGTACCTGGTGTGGCGGCGCGCGCCGCGGCTCGCCGCGTGGGCGGTCACCACGATCGCCGTCGGCGGGCTGCTCGGGCTGGCGCTGAAGGTGGCCGTCGCGCGCGCCCGGCCGCACCTGCCCGACCCCGTGGCCATCGCGCCGGGCTCGTCATTCCCGTCCGGCCACGCCCTCAACGCCACCCTGGGCGCCGGGGTGATGGTCCTGCTGATCCTGCCCATGCTCCGCGGCAGACAGCGGACGATCGCCTGGGCCGTCGCCGGGGTGATCGTCGCCGGCGTCGCCTACACGCGGGTCGCCCTCGGGGTGCACTGGGTCAGCGACGTGACGGCGGGCATCGTGCTCGGCGTGGCGGTGATCGCCGCCACGACCGCGGCCTTCGAGACATGGCGTCGTGAGATCGGCCGCCGTCCCGCCGCGCCGCACCGCGAGGGTGTGGAACCGGAGGCCAAGGAAGAGATATCCCCGAAGGGAAGAGAGCATGGTCACGGAGGCTAG
- a CDS encoding PP2C family protein-serine/threonine phosphatase, whose product MSNNATLTLRYAARTDVGLRRQRNEDSVYAGPRLLAVADGMGGHSHGEVASATVIATLSVLDGDPPGSDVLGALGTTIAEADRRLRDMADRDPKLTGMGTTLTAMLWDGRRFALAHIGDSRGYMLRDGYLYQITRDHTLVQSLVDDGQMTAEQAAAHPRRSLLMRALGGSGSVEPDLSMREAYAGDRYLICSDGLSGVVGAAALHETLSAGGDLGVAAQRLIDLAKEGGGPDNISCVVAEVTAGA is encoded by the coding sequence ATGTCGAACAACGCGACGCTCACGCTGCGTTACGCGGCTCGCACCGACGTCGGCCTCCGCCGCCAGCGCAACGAGGACTCGGTGTACGCCGGGCCCCGGCTGCTCGCCGTCGCCGACGGCATGGGTGGGCACAGCCACGGCGAGGTGGCGAGCGCGACGGTCATCGCCACCCTGTCCGTCCTCGACGGCGACCCGCCCGGGTCCGACGTGCTCGGCGCCCTGGGCACCACCATCGCCGAGGCGGACCGCAGGCTCAGGGACATGGCGGACCGCGACCCCAAGCTCACCGGCATGGGCACCACCCTCACGGCCATGCTCTGGGACGGCAGGCGGTTCGCCCTCGCCCACATCGGCGACTCCCGCGGCTACATGCTCCGCGACGGATACCTTTACCAGATCACCCGCGATCACACCCTCGTCCAGTCCCTCGTGGACGACGGGCAGATGACCGCCGAGCAGGCGGCGGCGCATCCGCGCAGGTCGCTGCTCATGCGCGCGCTCGGCGGCAGCGGCTCGGTCGAGCCCGACCTGTCGATGCGCGAGGCCTACGCGGGCGACCGCTACCTCATCTGCTCGGACGGCCTGAGCGGCGTCGTCGGCGCGGCGGCCCTGCACGAGACGCTGAGCGCGGGCGGCGACCTCGGGGTCGCGGCCCAGCGGCTGATCGACCTCGCCAAGGAGGGCGGCGGGCCGGACAACATCAGCTGCGTGGTCGCGGAGGTCACGGCCGGCGCGTAG
- a CDS encoding NADPH-dependent FMN reductase, whose translation MKIVGIAGSLLSGAYVRGLLEAAGAELPAPADLWIWEGLDRVPPVSDGEIPPPVRDLCQALTAADGAIIAAPAHSVLPQELVHALEWTSSAHGAWPLLGKPVVVVTCGLRPYESMWTQTVLHRALGAAGASVHSAELVAPAGTAVFDAGGRIVHPASRETLRAALGRLRVSPLTVSSPQLN comes from the coding sequence ATGAAGATCGTCGGCATCGCGGGCAGCCTGCTCTCCGGGGCGTACGTCCGCGGGCTGCTGGAGGCGGCGGGCGCGGAACTGCCCGCGCCCGCGGACCTGTGGATCTGGGAGGGGCTTGACCGCGTGCCGCCCGTCTCGGACGGGGAGATCCCGCCGCCGGTGCGCGACCTCTGCCAGGCCCTCACCGCGGCCGACGGCGCGATCATCGCCGCCCCGGCCCACAGCGTGCTGCCGCAGGAGCTCGTGCACGCCCTGGAGTGGACGTCGTCCGCGCACGGCGCCTGGCCGCTGCTCGGCAAGCCGGTCGTGGTGGTGACGTGCGGCCTGCGCCCCTACGAGTCGATGTGGACCCAGACCGTCCTGCACCGGGCGCTCGGCGCCGCCGGCGCCTCGGTCCACTCCGCCGAGCTCGTGGCCCCCGCCGGGACGGCCGTCTTCGACGCCGGCGGCCGGATCGTTCACCCGGCCTCGCGTGAGACCCTTCGCGCGGCGCTGGGCCGCCTGCGCGTCTCCCCGCTCACGGTGTCCTCGCCACAACTCAATTGA
- a CDS encoding N-acyl-D-amino-acid deacylase family protein, whose protein sequence is MVADGTGAPAYAADVTVTGGRVTALDPLGRAVADGRRVLPADGLVLAPGFVDMHAHSDLALLTEPAHLAKVAQGVTCEVLGQDGLSYAPVDDDTLAQLRRQIAGWNGDPDGFDWNWRTVGEYLDRLDQGIAVNACYLVPQGTVRALVMGWDARLATEDELRRQKELVATAMREGAVGMSSGLTYTPGMYAGTRELTELCAVVARHGGYYSPHHRSYGAGALDAYAEMVAVSRESGCPLHLAHATMNFGVNAGRAQDLLDLLDAAIAEGRDITLDTYPYLPGSTTLAALLPSWASEGGPAATLARLRDPDAAARVRHDLEETGSDGCHGVPVDWATIQISGTRSPALAVRAGRTIADLAAESGRAPFEVFRDQLLDDELGTTILQLVGDEENVRAIMRHPAHTGGSDGLLTGARPHPRAWGTFARYLGHYVRDEGVLTLEECVAHLSGRAARRLRLERRGFVRAGYHADLVLFDPEAVADTATFEDPRRTPDGIPHVFVGGVAVISDGRPTGALPGRALRRTPEGARAR, encoded by the coding sequence ATGGTCGCCGACGGCACCGGCGCCCCCGCCTACGCCGCGGACGTCACGGTCACCGGCGGCCGCGTCACCGCCCTCGACCCGCTGGGGAGGGCCGTCGCCGACGGGCGGCGCGTCCTGCCCGCCGACGGGCTGGTGCTCGCGCCCGGCTTCGTCGACATGCACGCCCACTCCGACCTCGCCCTGCTCACCGAGCCCGCGCACCTCGCCAAGGTCGCCCAGGGCGTCACCTGCGAGGTGCTGGGCCAGGACGGCCTGTCGTACGCGCCCGTGGACGACGACACGCTCGCGCAGCTCCGCCGCCAGATCGCCGGGTGGAACGGCGACCCGGACGGCTTCGACTGGAACTGGCGCACGGTCGGCGAATACCTCGACCGGCTCGACCAGGGCATCGCCGTCAACGCCTGCTACCTGGTGCCCCAGGGGACGGTGCGCGCGCTCGTCATGGGCTGGGACGCCCGCCTGGCCACCGAGGACGAGCTGCGGCGCCAGAAGGAGCTGGTCGCCACCGCGATGCGGGAGGGCGCGGTCGGCATGTCCAGCGGGCTCACCTATACGCCGGGCATGTACGCGGGCACCCGCGAGCTGACCGAGCTGTGCGCGGTCGTCGCCCGGCACGGCGGCTACTACTCGCCGCACCACCGCTCCTACGGCGCCGGGGCCCTCGACGCCTACGCCGAGATGGTCGCGGTGTCGCGCGAATCCGGCTGCCCGCTGCACCTCGCCCACGCGACCATGAACTTCGGCGTCAACGCCGGGCGCGCCCAGGACCTGCTGGACCTGCTCGACGCGGCCATCGCCGAGGGCCGCGACATCACCCTCGACACCTACCCCTACCTGCCCGGCTCCACCACCCTGGCCGCGCTGCTGCCGAGCTGGGCCTCCGAGGGCGGGCCCGCCGCCACGCTGGCCCGGCTGCGCGACCCGGACGCCGCCGCCCGCGTGCGGCACGACCTGGAGGAGACCGGCTCCGACGGCTGCCACGGCGTGCCGGTGGACTGGGCCACCATCCAGATCTCCGGCACCCGCTCGCCCGCCCTCGCCGTCCGTGCCGGGCGCACGATCGCCGACCTCGCCGCGGAGTCCGGCCGCGCGCCGTTCGAGGTGTTCCGCGACCAGCTCCTCGACGACGAGCTCGGCACCACGATCCTGCAACTGGTCGGCGACGAGGAGAACGTGCGGGCCATCATGCGGCACCCGGCGCACACCGGGGGCAGCGACGGCCTGCTGACCGGCGCCCGCCCGCACCCGCGCGCCTGGGGCACGTTCGCCCGCTACCTCGGCCACTACGTCCGCGACGAAGGCGTCCTCACCTTGGAGGAATGCGTCGCCCACCTCAGCGGGCGCGCCGCCCGGCGCCTGAGGCTGGAGCGGCGCGGCTTCGTGCGCGCCGGGTACCACGCCGACCTCGTCCTCTTCGACCCCGAGGCCGTCGCCGACACCGCCACCTTCGAGGACCCCCGCCGCACGCCCGACGGCATCCCGCACGTCTTCGTCGGCGGCGTGGCCGTCATCTCCGACGGCCGCCCCACGGGCGCCCTCCCCGGCCGCGCCCTGCGCCGCACCCCCGAGGGCGCCCGCGCCCGCTGA
- a CDS encoding YihY/virulence factor BrkB family protein, which translates to MGTANTVPETRSMTGEELDADDAWATLRRYGGWHLVRDSIVRFRYGDGFSHSRALAFQICLSVIPGVIAVVGLSSVLHQERLGRVLELTIHRFAPVSGAQVVRDALEVSRRHADDGGAIALWFGLLTAVVGLTTAMAQVERGANRIYGVERDSPFRHKYLKAMVMAVTAGSFMTLGFIILVGGAGLGRAFAEVYHWSGTALTAWTLLRWPAGFLLAVLSASVLFRAAPRRRQPGHTWLAGGAIVALALWTVFSWGLSLYVERSGSFGQTYGPLTAVMALMLWSLLSSVALFLGLSFAAQLEACRGGVGRPATPDPGPAGDPAGPHARGVEMSEVRQAAEVG; encoded by the coding sequence GTGGGAACCGCCAACACGGTGCCCGAGACCCGGTCGATGACCGGCGAGGAGCTCGACGCCGACGACGCGTGGGCCACGCTGCGCCGCTACGGCGGCTGGCACCTCGTCCGCGACTCGATCGTCCGCTTCCGCTACGGGGACGGCTTCAGCCATTCCCGGGCGCTGGCCTTCCAGATCTGCCTGTCGGTGATCCCCGGCGTCATCGCCGTCGTGGGGCTCAGCTCCGTCCTGCACCAGGAGCGGCTCGGCCGCGTCCTCGAACTGACCATCCACCGGTTCGCGCCCGTGTCCGGCGCGCAGGTGGTCAGGGACGCGCTGGAGGTCAGCCGCCGCCACGCCGACGACGGGGGCGCCATCGCCCTGTGGTTCGGCCTGCTGACCGCGGTGGTCGGGCTGACCACGGCCATGGCCCAGGTCGAACGGGGCGCCAACCGCATCTACGGCGTCGAACGCGACAGCCCCTTCCGCCACAAGTACCTGAAGGCGATGGTCATGGCGGTCACCGCCGGGTCGTTCATGACGCTGGGCTTCATCATCCTGGTCGGCGGCGCGGGCCTCGGCCGCGCGTTCGCCGAGGTGTACCACTGGAGCGGCACGGCCCTCACCGCGTGGACGCTGCTGCGCTGGCCGGCCGGATTCCTGCTTGCCGTGCTGTCGGCCTCTGTCCTGTTCCGCGCCGCGCCCCGCCGCAGGCAGCCCGGGCACACCTGGCTCGCGGGCGGCGCCATCGTGGCGCTGGCGCTGTGGACGGTCTTCAGCTGGGGCCTGTCGCTGTACGTGGAGAGGTCCGGCTCCTTCGGCCAGACCTACGGCCCGCTGACCGCGGTCATGGCGCTCATGTTGTGGTCCCTGCTCAGCTCGGTGGCGCTGTTCCTCGGCCTGTCCTTCGCCGCGCAGTTGGAGGCCTGCCGCGGCGGCGTGGGGCGGCCCGCCACGCCGGACCCGGGACCGGCGGGCGACCCGGCCGGGCCGCACGCGCGTGGCGTGGAGATGTCCGAGGTCAGGCAGGCGGCGGAGGTAGGGTGA
- a CDS encoding FUSC family protein, with translation MRAPSIFQCAAAASVAWVVAKELLGHPRPFFAPIAVVICIGVALGRRVRRMLEMVVGVGLGIGVGDLIIARIGSGAWQIALVVAFAMAVAVLLDEGPVIALQAGSSAVLVATLLPPSGTGGADRMVDAFVGGFVAMAAVALLPADPVALVHRHGRVVLDALADALEGAAEAIAGRDVARAADALDKARGSQAAVERLRDALQTGRETAVLSPLRWHTRGRLARYQEAGVHIDHALRNTRVLLRRTLAALRDGEPMPGELTAHLHGLADAARLLGEELAAGAPSEGARRAALAVAAHEDTAPASGGFSTGVVTAQLRSITVDLLVATGLDRDTAMASLPAAHGTVEEREQEAPRAD, from the coding sequence TTGAGAGCGCCCTCGATCTTCCAGTGCGCGGCCGCGGCCTCCGTGGCGTGGGTCGTGGCCAAGGAGCTCCTCGGACATCCCCGGCCGTTCTTCGCGCCGATCGCGGTCGTGATCTGCATCGGGGTCGCGCTCGGCCGCCGGGTGCGCCGCATGCTGGAGATGGTCGTCGGCGTCGGGCTCGGCATCGGCGTCGGAGACCTGATCATCGCGCGGATCGGCTCGGGGGCGTGGCAGATCGCGCTGGTCGTGGCGTTCGCGATGGCGGTGGCCGTGCTGCTCGACGAGGGGCCGGTGATCGCCCTGCAGGCGGGGTCGTCGGCCGTGCTGGTCGCCACGCTGCTCCCTCCGTCCGGCACCGGCGGCGCCGACCGCATGGTGGACGCGTTCGTCGGCGGGTTCGTGGCGATGGCCGCCGTGGCACTGCTGCCCGCCGACCCGGTCGCGCTGGTGCACCGGCACGGGCGCGTGGTCCTGGACGCGCTGGCCGACGCCCTGGAGGGGGCCGCCGAGGCCATCGCCGGGCGGGACGTCGCGCGCGCCGCCGACGCGCTGGACAAGGCGCGCGGGTCACAGGCCGCCGTCGAACGGCTGCGCGACGCGCTCCAGACCGGGCGCGAGACGGCCGTCCTGAGCCCCCTGCGGTGGCACACGCGCGGCAGGCTGGCCCGCTACCAGGAGGCCGGCGTCCACATCGACCACGCCCTGCGCAACACCCGCGTGCTCCTGCGCCGCACGCTCGCGGCGCTGCGGGACGGCGAGCCGATGCCCGGGGAGCTGACCGCCCATCTGCACGGCCTGGCCGACGCGGCACGGCTGCTGGGCGAGGAGCTGGCCGCCGGGGCGCCGTCCGAGGGCGCGCGGCGGGCGGCGCTGGCCGTGGCCGCGCACGAGGACACCGCCCCGGCGTCCGGCGGCTTCTCCACCGGCGTCGTCACCGCCCAGCTCAGGTCCATCACCGTGGACCTGCTCGTCGCGACCGGCCTGGACCGCGACACGGCGATGGCGTCCCTGCCCGCGGCGCACGGAACCGTAGAGGAGCGCGAGCAGGAAGCTCCCCGAGCCGACTGA
- a CDS encoding N-6 DNA methylase, translating into MGHDAMVNAGDIARLADVGRAAVSNWRRRHDDFPQPVGGTAASPLFSLPEVEDWLRRNGKSYEMSLGDRVWQRVRASGDDLRLGDRVGCAGAFLLYLHRDPGGWKRLSTSPDPVALLPEAAATATADLPVPAAWDLIDARLYHLLADLAAEQGPASAFELLCERYAEAHSRRLAVTRPEIAGLLARLARHDLEDLVDGPLPGDAAENGPVPGASEESSVPGDAPEDGEPAAPTVLDPACGIGELLLPLAGARVLGQEVGETAALLTAVRLLLRDTRAEIVAGDSLRLDGFPRLRADAVVCDPPFNERAWGYEDLTADPRWEYGLPPRGEPELAWVQHCLAHVRPGGLVAILMPPAAASRRPGKRIRGNLLRAGALRAVVTLQAGGPDLWLLRRPRLGDAPPSQVLLMDAASPTAREASVPGFSAPPSPPGEDGPAAVEAAWRAFTADPGKPPPGHCRTVRIIDLLDDEVDLAPARHLPLLADDEDPAAVFVTTAERFRALAAALPDAPPALDALPRPLDLPSTTIGELVKAGLLTVHQGPPRMPADEGTAPVLTAADLTAGGAPTGRGSPGPGAVTIQAGDVVAAGVTGDGAARTITEGGAMLGPQLYLYRVDPDRLDPDFLAGCLRYAGVWATSRSHPGASRVDARRVRIPRLSLAEQRVYGAAFRRLVELEDRLRETAALGEALIRLGFDGLVGGHLRPSG; encoded by the coding sequence ATGGGACACGACGCCATGGTGAACGCGGGCGACATCGCCCGGCTCGCCGACGTCGGCCGCGCCGCCGTGAGCAACTGGCGGCGCCGCCACGACGACTTCCCGCAACCCGTCGGCGGCACGGCGGCGAGCCCGCTGTTCTCCCTTCCCGAGGTCGAGGACTGGCTCCGCCGTAACGGCAAATCGTACGAGATGTCGCTCGGCGACCGGGTGTGGCAGCGGGTGCGGGCCTCCGGCGACGACCTGCGCCTCGGCGACCGGGTCGGCTGCGCGGGCGCCTTCCTGCTCTACCTGCACCGCGACCCCGGCGGCTGGAAGCGGCTCTCCACCTCCCCCGACCCCGTCGCCCTGCTGCCCGAGGCCGCCGCCACCGCCACTGCCGACCTCCCCGTCCCCGCCGCCTGGGACCTGATCGACGCCCGCCTGTACCACCTCCTCGCCGACCTCGCCGCCGAGCAGGGCCCCGCGTCCGCGTTCGAGCTGCTCTGCGAACGGTACGCCGAGGCCCACTCGCGGCGGCTCGCGGTGACCCGCCCCGAGATCGCCGGCCTGCTCGCCCGCCTCGCCCGGCACGACCTGGAGGACCTGGTGGACGGCCCGCTTCCCGGCGACGCCGCCGAGAACGGCCCGGTTCCCGGCGCCTCCGAGGAGAGCTCGGTTCCCGGCGATGCCCCCGAGGACGGCGAACCGGCGGCGCCCACGGTGCTGGACCCTGCCTGCGGCATCGGCGAGCTGCTGCTGCCCCTCGCCGGCGCCCGCGTACTCGGGCAGGAGGTCGGCGAGACCGCGGCCCTGCTCACCGCCGTGCGCCTGCTGCTGCGCGACACCCGCGCCGAGATCGTCGCCGGAGACTCGCTCCGGCTGGACGGCTTCCCCCGCCTGCGCGCCGACGCCGTCGTCTGCGACCCGCCGTTCAACGAGCGCGCCTGGGGCTACGAGGACCTGACCGCCGACCCCCGCTGGGAGTACGGCCTGCCGCCGCGCGGCGAGCCCGAGCTGGCCTGGGTGCAGCACTGCCTGGCCCACGTGCGCCCCGGCGGGCTGGTCGCGATCCTCATGCCCCCGGCCGCCGCGAGCCGCCGTCCCGGCAAGCGGATCCGGGGCAACCTGCTGCGCGCGGGCGCGCTGCGGGCCGTGGTCACGCTGCAGGCGGGCGGGCCCGACCTGTGGCTGCTGCGCCGGCCGCGGCTCGGCGACGCGCCGCCGTCGCAGGTGCTGCTGATGGACGCCGCCTCCCCCACGGCGCGGGAGGCGTCCGTACCGGGGTTTTCCGCACCGCCGTCCCCGCCCGGGGAGGACGGCCCCGCCGCCGTGGAGGCCGCCTGGCGCGCCTTCACGGCCGACCCCGGCAAGCCGCCGCCCGGCCACTGCCGCACGGTCCGCATCATCGACCTGCTGGACGACGAGGTGGACCTCGCCCCGGCGCGTCACCTGCCGCTGCTCGCCGACGACGAGGACCCGGCCGCGGTGTTCGTCACGACCGCCGAGCGTTTCCGCGCCCTGGCCGCCGCGCTGCCGGACGCGCCTCCCGCGCTCGACGCCCTCCCTCGGCCGCTGGACCTGCCGAGCACGACCATCGGCGAGCTGGTCAAGGCGGGCCTGCTCACCGTCCACCAGGGACCGCCCCGGATGCCCGCGGACGAGGGCACGGCGCCCGTGCTGACCGCGGCCGACCTCACCGCGGGAGGCGCCCCGACCGGGCGCGGCTCCCCCGGCCCCGGCGCGGTCACGATCCAGGCCGGGGACGTGGTCGCCGCGGGCGTCACCGGCGACGGCGCGGCCCGCACGATCACCGAGGGCGGCGCGATGCTCGGACCGCAGCTCTACCTCTACCGGGTGGACCCCGACCGCCTGGACCCCGACTTCCTGGCCGGCTGCCTGCGGTACGCGGGCGTGTGGGCGACCTCCCGCTCCCACCCGGGGGCGAGCCGCGTCGACGCGCGCCGGGTGCGCATCCCCCGGCTCTCCCTGGCCGAGCAGCGGGTGTACGGCGCGGCGTTCCGCCGGCTCGTCGAACTGGAGGACCGGCTGCGCGAGACGGCCGCGCTGGGCGAGGCGCTCATCCGGTTAGGCTTTGACGGACTGGTCGGCGGACATCTGCGGCCCAGCGGCTGA
- a CDS encoding MarR family winged helix-turn-helix transcriptional regulator: protein MGETRWLDEDEQRAWRTFLWASRLLHESLDRQLQRDAGMPHTYYMILAMLSEAPGRAMTMTDLARLVRSSPSRLSHAVAKLEAQGWVTRRKRPGDARTNVATLTPEGFAALAAAAPGHVEEVRRALFDQLTPDQVHQLQKIFENVLDTLASSDVGQTPEASSRHPGSGTWRPSANL from the coding sequence GTGGGTGAGACGCGGTGGCTGGACGAGGACGAGCAGCGGGCGTGGCGCACCTTCCTGTGGGCGTCGCGGCTGCTGCACGAGTCGCTGGACCGGCAGCTCCAGCGCGACGCCGGCATGCCGCACACCTACTACATGATCCTCGCCATGCTCTCCGAGGCGCCCGGGCGGGCGATGACGATGACCGACCTCGCCCGCCTGGTCCGCTCCTCACCGAGCAGGCTCTCCCACGCGGTCGCCAAACTGGAGGCCCAGGGCTGGGTCACCCGCCGCAAACGCCCCGGCGACGCCCGCACCAACGTCGCCACCCTGACCCCCGAGGGCTTCGCCGCACTGGCGGCAGCCGCCCCCGGCCACGTCGAGGAAGTCCGGCGGGCCCTGTTCGACCAGCTCACCCCCGACCAGGTCCACCAACTCCAGAAAATCTTCGAGAACGTACTGGACACTCTCGCCTCCTCGGACGTGGGCCAGACGCCGGAAGCTTCCAGCAGACATCCGGGATCGGGAACCTGGCGTCCTTCTGCGAATCTGTAG